One genomic window of Providencia hangzhouensis includes the following:
- a CDS encoding universal stress protein, with amino-acid sequence MYKTILVPIDLTEDELTSKAVRHAVNLAKQSGAKIHLIHVLPISSAIINAYALGYMEIKDRATVKAEEDMKMLMDSIDLPHDDVSYTITFGSPRDEVINTAKDINADIIVIGSRRPNITTHLLGSTAAGIVRYAETSVLVVR; translated from the coding sequence ATGTATAAAACGATTCTGGTCCCTATCGACTTAACAGAAGATGAATTAACCAGTAAAGCAGTCCGTCACGCGGTTAATCTTGCAAAGCAATCCGGTGCTAAAATTCATCTTATTCATGTTTTACCCATTTCTTCAGCAATTATTAATGCGTACGCCTTAGGTTACATGGAAATCAAAGACCGTGCGACGGTGAAAGCGGAAGAAGACATGAAAATGTTAATGGATTCAATTGATTTACCTCATGATGATGTTAGTTATACTATAACGTTTGGTTCCCCGCGAGATGAAGTGATTAATACAGCAAAAGACATTAATGCAGATATTATTGTTATTGGTTCTCGTCGTCCAAATATTACAACTCATCTTTTAGGGTCAACAGCCGCGGGAATAGTGCGCTACGCGGAAACATCAGTACTGGTTGTACGTTAA
- the sra gene encoding stationary-phase-induced ribosome-associated protein, which yields MVSNNNARRLLGMPYKLSRSKKNIRVSLGSKDNTTVAVQKNKATEKKTYHSVTVFYPEYVIS from the coding sequence ATGGTTAGTAATAATAATGCACGTCGTTTATTAGGTATGCCTTATAAATTAAGTCGCTCTAAAAAAAACATACGTGTTTCGCTTGGTTCTAAAGATAATACTACAGTTGCAGTACAAAAGAATAAAGCGACAGAAAAGAAGACATATCATTCAGTAACCGTTTTTTACCCAGAATATGTTATTAGTTAA
- a CDS encoding Gfo/Idh/MocA family protein, producing MRKLKLGVVGLGSIAQKAYLPVLTKEENWELVGAFSPNQSKAKLVCDSYRIPLFSNIDALAQQCDAIFVHSATKSHFEVIKRLLEANVHIYVDKPLTELIEPSEQLIEFAARRQKMLMVGFNRRFSPFYLAVKQDIKNITSIRMDKHRMNSVGPNDARFTLLDDYLHVVDTVMWIAQKNVELISGSIHNTNAGELFYAEHHMQAGQSCLTTSMHRKAGSQQEQLIVVAEDSIHQITNMNHWWNENAIGISERKPANWDSILVQRGFDGAIRHFIDSVSNQTQPLVSGEEGLKAQRMVEKMISTANTISD from the coding sequence ATGCGAAAATTAAAGTTAGGTGTAGTTGGCTTAGGTTCTATTGCACAAAAAGCGTATTTACCGGTTTTAACGAAAGAAGAAAATTGGGAGTTAGTTGGCGCTTTTTCTCCTAATCAATCAAAGGCAAAATTAGTTTGTGATAGTTATCGAATCCCCCTGTTTAGCAATATTGACGCACTAGCACAGCAATGTGATGCTATTTTTGTTCATAGTGCGACGAAAAGCCATTTTGAAGTAATCAAGCGGCTATTAGAGGCAAACGTCCATATCTATGTTGATAAGCCATTGACTGAATTAATTGAACCATCGGAGCAATTAATTGAGTTTGCAGCGCGACGCCAGAAAATGTTAATGGTTGGGTTTAACCGCCGCTTCTCGCCATTTTATTTGGCAGTTAAACAGGATATTAAAAATATCACGTCTATTCGTATGGATAAGCACCGTATGAACAGCGTAGGGCCGAATGACGCTAGATTTACGTTATTAGATGATTATTTGCATGTTGTTGATACTGTAATGTGGATAGCGCAAAAAAATGTAGAATTAATCAGTGGTAGTATTCATAACACAAATGCTGGTGAGCTATTTTATGCAGAGCACCATATGCAAGCTGGCCAAAGTTGCCTAACAACATCGATGCATCGCAAAGCAGGAAGCCAACAAGAGCAACTTATTGTGGTGGCTGAAGACAGTATTCACCAAATAACCAATATGAACCATTGGTGGAACGAAAATGCCATTGGGATTAGCGAGAGAAAACCGGCTAATTGGGATTCGATTTTAGTTCAACGCGGCTTTGATGGTGCAATTCGCCATTTTATTGATTCTGTTTCAAATCAAACTCAACCGTTGGTCAGTGGCGAAGAGGGCTTGAAGGCTCAAAGAATGGTTGAAAAGATGATATCTACAGCGAATACAATCAGTGATTAA
- a CDS encoding YaeF family permuted papain-like enzyme has translation MKFYCFLLFLFCFSLSGCSTQFKSDEETNRLNFNIQHANTIPIKDSVEPLAVSDMLPGDILLSSATGLNSWGIRLFSISGVSHASIYLGLGEVAESVGSGVRIITLDQAVRDSNNMVVLRQTGLTSLHAEKLREFSVQNNGNKYNYKGIVMIAPWMITKRVCELPLIGETIRNFCLKTLAKVQLGDDIDQANGFFCSQFVLDAYKYAGIPLFEGNSSWITPADILHMRTGDVPTFMPTQRLAYVGHLKSWSFSSAIRRK, from the coding sequence ATGAAATTTTATTGTTTCCTGCTATTTTTATTTTGTTTTTCTCTTTCAGGGTGTTCAACTCAATTCAAATCAGATGAAGAAACTAATCGCTTAAATTTTAATATTCAACACGCAAACACGATTCCTATCAAGGATTCTGTTGAGCCGTTGGCGGTTTCTGACATGTTGCCAGGCGATATTCTTTTATCTTCTGCTACAGGGTTAAATTCATGGGGAATTCGGTTATTTAGTATTAGTGGGGTAAGTCACGCATCTATTTACTTGGGGTTGGGGGAAGTAGCTGAGTCTGTTGGAAGTGGCGTTAGGATCATTACATTAGACCAAGCAGTGAGAGACTCTAACAACATGGTAGTGCTGAGGCAAACAGGCTTAACATCATTGCATGCAGAAAAATTACGCGAGTTTTCAGTTCAAAATAATGGAAATAAATATAATTATAAAGGTATTGTGATGATAGCGCCTTGGATGATCACAAAAAGGGTATGTGAGCTTCCATTAATTGGTGAAACGATACGTAATTTTTGCTTAAAAACTTTAGCTAAAGTTCAATTAGGCGATGATATAGACCAAGCTAATGGTTTCTTTTGTTCACAGTTTGTCCTCGATGCTTATAAATATGCAGGTATTCCCTTATTTGAAGGTAACTCATCGTGGATAACACCTGCGGATATATTACATATGCGTACAGGTGATGTGCCAACTTTCATGCCAACCCAGCGTCTAGCGTATGTTGGGCATTTGAAATCATGGAGCTTTAGTAGTGCAATACGCAGAAAATAG
- a CDS encoding aspartate/glutamate racemase family protein, translating into MKTIGLIGGMSWESTLLYYQQLNEGIKQQLGGLHSAKIVLYSVDFSEIEQYQSSGRWDLAGQCLADAGESLKLAGADFLVLCTNTMHKVAPQIESQTGLPLLHIADATGERIIQSGIKKIGLLGTAFTMEQPFYKQRLIEKFNVDVLIPNQQDRKIVHNIIYNELCLGIINDKSKKEYQRIMASLVENGAEGIILGCTEITLLVNQNDTTVGIFDTTAIHAQKTVEVALSV; encoded by the coding sequence ATGAAAACAATAGGCCTTATTGGCGGCATGAGTTGGGAATCAACGTTACTTTACTATCAACAGCTTAACGAAGGTATCAAACAACAACTAGGTGGCCTGCATTCGGCTAAAATTGTTTTATATAGCGTTGATTTTTCTGAAATAGAACAATATCAATCTAGCGGGCGATGGGATTTAGCCGGCCAGTGTTTAGCTGATGCAGGAGAGAGTTTAAAGCTTGCAGGTGCTGATTTCCTTGTTCTTTGCACAAATACCATGCATAAAGTTGCACCACAAATTGAATCTCAAACAGGTCTTCCTTTATTACATATTGCTGATGCGACGGGTGAACGCATTATACAATCAGGTATAAAAAAAATTGGACTCCTAGGTACCGCTTTTACTATGGAGCAACCCTTCTATAAGCAAAGATTAATTGAAAAATTTAACGTGGATGTACTAATACCTAACCAGCAAGATAGGAAAATAGTTCATAATATTATCTATAATGAACTATGTTTAGGGATAATAAATGACAAATCTAAAAAAGAATATCAGCGTATAATGGCATCCCTTGTAGAAAACGGGGCTGAAGGTATTATTTTAGGCTGTACCGAGATAACATTACTAGTTAATCAGAATGATACGACCGTAGGAATATTTGATACTACTGCCATTCATGCTCAAAAAACAGTAGAAGTCGCACTATCTGTTTAA